The following are encoded together in the Cyanobacterium sp. T60_A2020_053 genome:
- a CDS encoding Uma2 family endonuclease → MTLLQEKIASDTWIDSTWDEFIHATENPDYQQGKFYFYQQKLRIEMPPLGNDHASDQSIINTAIYLYVLSKNIEMNAKDNCSYRKLGYYEAQPDLSYYLQERVNAIPYGTSIINLDKFSPPTLVIEIANTSLNDDQGTKRLLYEELGIKEYWIVNVKKGEIMAFKMENKGSYRITESQVLPNLQIAILEEALKMTRETNHTVVGAWLLQKFSES, encoded by the coding sequence ATGACTTTATTACAAGAAAAAATTGCTTCTGATACTTGGATTGATAGCACTTGGGATGAGTTTATTCATGCTACTGAAAATCCAGATTATCAGCAGGGAAAATTTTATTTTTATCAACAAAAATTAAGAATTGAAATGCCACCATTAGGAAACGACCATGCTAGTGATCAATCTATCATAAATACTGCCATTTATCTTTATGTATTATCAAAAAATATTGAGATGAACGCTAAAGATAATTGTAGCTATCGAAAACTAGGTTATTATGAAGCACAACCAGATTTATCTTATTATTTACAAGAAAGAGTTAATGCTATTCCTTACGGCACAAGTATTATCAATTTAGACAAGTTTTCACCGCCAACTTTAGTAATCGAAATCGCCAACACATCTCTCAATGATGATCAAGGAACAAAGCGTTTATTATATGAAGAATTAGGAATCAAAGAGTATTGGATTGTTAATGTTAAAAAAGGTGAAATAATGGCTTTTAAAATGGAAAATAAGGGCAGTTATCGCATAACAGAGTCGCAAGTTTTGCCTAATTTACAAATAGCTATTTTAGAAGAAGCCTTAAAGATGACTCGTGAAACTAATCATACGGTGGTGGGCGCTTGGTTATTGCAAAAGTTTAGCGAATCATAA
- a CDS encoding ATP-binding protein, whose product MNKLTVSAHLDSLKTIAEYVVKVAKSADLEKKATYKLRLAVDELATNIINYAYIYKNAESEKIIELESKVSDHAVIITVIDNGIPFDSTKKLESESETIKKPIEERGIGGLGIFLAFDGVDDFTYQRLDGHNVNILTVYK is encoded by the coding sequence ATGAATAAATTAACAGTATCAGCGCACCTCGACTCTCTGAAAACCATTGCTGAGTATGTGGTAAAAGTGGCAAAGTCTGCCGACTTAGAGAAAAAAGCGACCTATAAACTACGTTTAGCAGTAGACGAATTAGCCACTAATATTATTAATTATGCTTATATTTATAAAAATGCAGAGAGTGAAAAAATTATTGAGTTAGAATCAAAAGTATCAGATCATGCGGTAATAATTACTGTAATAGATAATGGTATTCCTTTTGATTCCACCAAAAAATTAGAATCCGAATCAGAAACCATTAAAAAACCCATTGAAGAAAGAGGTATTGGCGGTTTAGGAATTTTTCTGGCTTTTGATGGTGTTGATGATTTTACTTATCAAAGATTGGATGGTCATAATGTTAATATTCTCACTGTTTATAAATAA
- a CDS encoding Uma2 family endonuclease, whose protein sequence is MTLLKEKIVSDTWIDSTWDEFIHATENPDYQQGKFYFYQQKLRIEMPPLGNDHSRDHSIINSAINLYVFLNKIDLNGNDNCSYRKKGFYEAQPDLSYYLEERVNAIPYSTGVIDLDKFPPPNLVIEIANTSLSDDQGEKRLLYEELGVKEYWIVNVKKCEIMAFKMENNGSYRITESQVLPNLKIAILEEALKMTRETNHGVVGAWLLQKFNE, encoded by the coding sequence ATGACTTTATTAAAAGAAAAAATTGTTTCTGATACTTGGATTGATAGCACTTGGGATGAGTTTATTCATGCTACGGAAAATCCAGATTATCAGCAAGGAAAATTTTATTTTTATCAACAAAAATTAAGAATTGAAATGCCACCATTAGGAAACGATCACTCAAGGGATCACTCTATCATAAATAGTGCGATTAATCTCTATGTTTTTTTAAATAAAATTGATTTGAATGGTAATGATAATTGTAGCTACCGTAAAAAAGGTTTTTATGAAGCACAACCGGATTTATCTTATTATTTAGAAGAAAGAGTTAATGCCATTCCTTACAGCACAGGTGTTATTGATTTAGACAAGTTTCCACCCCCAAATTTAGTAATCGAAATTGCTAATACATCCTTGAGTGATGATCAAGGAGAAAAGCGTTTATTATATGAAGAATTAGGAGTTAAAGAATATTGGATTGTTAATGTCAAAAAATGTGAAATAATGGCTTTTAAAATGGAAAATAATGGCAGTTATCGCATCACAGAATCGCAAGTTTTACCTAATCTAAAAATAGCTATTTTAGAAGAAGCCTTAAAAATGACTCGTGAAACTAATCATGGGGTGGTGGGCGCTTGGTTATTACAAAAATTTAATGAATAG